The following coding sequences are from one Betaproteobacteria bacterium window:
- a CDS encoding recombinase family protein, with protein sequence MKSPITRKRCAVYCRVSTDERLDQSFNSIDAQREAGQAFIVSQRTEGWIPVVDDYDDGGFSGGNMDRPALKRLLADIDAGKVDIVVVYKIDRLTRNLTDFSKMVELFDQHGVSFSAVTQQINSATSMGRLMLNILLSFAQFEREVTGERIRDKIAASKAKGMWMGGTPPLGYDVCNRQLVINEPEAKIVRGIWRRFVELRSTTELARELNATGVTTKAWTTQDGVFRPGRPITKQNLYKMLRNPLYIGVIRHKDKDHPGEHAQILDQALWDQAQVILAEDAHLRASQTMTRHDHEPILRGLLFAPNGDRMLPTATKKKSGKRYRYYLPYSDKKLGRGTNPFGIVPAEQIEALVLEQVKSALQAPEMIQAVWDEIQKLDATVPEPIVVLAMRNLSAVWNEMFPEERCRLVRLLIAKVQLREDGIDIEWQPAGWSALMAELAPNSIGAELRELEMEAMA encoded by the coding sequence ATGAAATCACCCATCACCCGCAAACGCTGTGCTGTCTATTGCCGTGTCTCCACCGACGAGAGGCTCGACCAGTCGTTCAATTCCATCGATGCCCAGCGCGAGGCTGGTCAAGCCTTCATCGTCAGCCAACGTACCGAGGGCTGGATTCCGGTCGTCGATGACTACGACGATGGCGGCTTCTCCGGTGGCAATATGGATCGGCCGGCGCTGAAACGATTGCTTGCCGACATCGATGCCGGAAAGGTCGACATCGTTGTCGTGTACAAGATTGACCGCCTCACGCGCAACCTGACCGACTTCTCGAAGATGGTGGAATTGTTCGATCAGCACGGAGTCAGTTTCAGCGCCGTCACGCAGCAGATCAACTCCGCGACGTCGATGGGCAGGTTGATGCTGAACATCCTCCTGTCGTTTGCGCAGTTCGAACGCGAGGTGACTGGCGAACGCATCCGGGACAAGATCGCGGCCAGCAAGGCCAAGGGCATGTGGATGGGCGGCACCCCGCCGTTGGGTTACGACGTCTGCAACCGGCAACTGGTCATCAACGAACCCGAAGCCAAGATCGTGCGCGGCATCTGGCGACGGTTCGTGGAGTTGCGGTCAACCACTGAACTCGCCCGCGAGTTGAATGCCACAGGGGTGACGACCAAGGCATGGACAACGCAGGATGGCGTCTTCCGTCCGGGCCGGCCAATCACGAAACAAAATCTCTACAAGATGCTGCGTAATCCCTTGTACATCGGCGTCATCCGACACAAGGATAAGGATCACCCGGGTGAGCACGCACAAATTCTGGATCAGGCATTGTGGGATCAGGCGCAAGTCATTCTGGCCGAGGATGCGCACTTGCGCGCATCGCAGACCATGACTCGCCACGACCATGAACCCATCCTGCGCGGCCTACTGTTCGCCCCCAATGGCGATCGGATGCTGCCGACAGCCACCAAGAAGAAGTCAGGCAAGCGCTACCGTTACTACCTGCCTTACTCGGACAAGAAACTCGGGCGCGGCACCAACCCCTTCGGGATCGTGCCGGCCGAACAGATCGAAGCACTGGTGCTGGAGCAGGTCAAGTCGGCACTGCAGGCGCCGGAGATGATTCAGGCGGTGTGGGATGAGATCCAGAAGCTGGATGCCACCGTGCCGGAACCGATTGTGGTGCTGGCGATGCGCAATCTGTCGGCGGTCTGGAACGAGATGTTCCCGGAGGAACGGTGCCGGCTGGTGCGGTTGCTGATTGCAAAGGTCCAGCTGCGGGAAGATGGTATCGATATCGAGTGGCAACCGGCCGGGTGGTCGGCGCTGATGGCGGAACTGGCTCCGAACAGCATCGGGGCGGAATTGCGTGAACTGGAAATGGAGGCAATGGCATGA
- a CDS encoding DUF2924 domain-containing protein gives MTRSTSVAAKLAALPTMPMKELWALWDDHFPRRPGTWNRDYVASRVAYKIQEAAHGGVDPDIRRRLVRLGESKSVFGKRRSEVHLMPGTVLLREYESNEYRVTVTPEGFYDLNGKIFKSLSAVARHITGVNWSGPAFFGVKPKEGKK, from the coding sequence ATGACCCGATCAACATCCGTGGCCGCCAAGTTGGCGGCCCTGCCCACGATGCCGATGAAGGAATTGTGGGCACTGTGGGACGATCATTTCCCGCGTCGGCCCGGCACTTGGAACCGCGACTACGTGGCATCCCGCGTCGCCTACAAGATTCAAGAGGCCGCGCACGGTGGTGTCGATCCCGACATCCGGCGGCGGCTGGTGCGCCTCGGCGAATCGAAATCCGTATTCGGCAAGCGCCGGTCGGAAGTGCATCTGATGCCCGGCACCGTTCTGCTGCGCGAGTACGAATCCAATGAGTATCGTGTCACGGTTACGCCGGAGGGCTTCTATGATCTCAACGGGAAGATATTTAAGAGCCTGTCGGCGGTGGCGCGGCACATCACCGGCGTCAATTGGTCGGGGCCGGCATTCTTCGGCGTCAAGCCCAAAGAAGGCAAGAAATGA
- a CDS encoding threonylcarbamoyl-AMP synthase has translation MTPTAADYARAVELLRAGELVAFPTETVYGLGADASNPAAVARIFAAKGRPADHPLIVHVAGHDWVERWAEAVPDVAWELMEAFWPGPLTLILKKQAWVPDAVTGGQDTVGLRVPGHPVALQLLRAFAAAGTAGGIAAPSANRFGRISPTTAAHVAEELGERVPLILDGGPCTVGIESTIVDCSRAEPVILRPGHINPTHVEAVLGFLPAIETASGAPRVSGSLEAHYAPVTPLRLVAGERLLDFLNAHRHRGGCCAALCHSQPPQAGMPHAWRMLPADPVGYAHELYAALRDMDHAGVDLIAVEAIPAGRDWAAVADRLRRAAAGAGKA, from the coding sequence ATGACGCCGACGGCGGCGGACTACGCCCGTGCCGTGGAACTGCTGCGGGCGGGCGAACTGGTAGCCTTCCCCACCGAAACGGTCTACGGCCTGGGGGCCGACGCCAGCAACCCGGCGGCGGTCGCCAGGATCTTCGCCGCCAAGGGACGGCCTGCCGACCATCCCCTCATCGTCCATGTGGCCGGCCACGACTGGGTGGAGCGCTGGGCCGAGGCCGTGCCTGACGTCGCCTGGGAATTGATGGAAGCCTTCTGGCCCGGGCCGCTGACCCTCATCCTCAAGAAACAGGCCTGGGTGCCCGACGCCGTCACTGGCGGCCAGGATACCGTGGGCCTGCGGGTGCCCGGCCATCCGGTGGCCCTGCAACTCCTGCGCGCCTTCGCTGCCGCCGGCACGGCCGGGGGCATCGCGGCGCCCTCGGCCAACCGCTTCGGCCGCATCAGCCCCACCACCGCCGCCCACGTGGCGGAGGAGCTGGGGGAGCGGGTACCCCTGATTCTCGACGGCGGCCCGTGCACCGTGGGCATCGAATCCACCATCGTCGACTGCTCGCGGGCCGAGCCGGTGATCCTGCGTCCCGGCCACATCAATCCGACCCACGTCGAAGCGGTGCTGGGTTTCCTGCCCGCCATCGAAACCGCGTCCGGCGCTCCCCGGGTTTCCGGCTCTCTCGAAGCGCACTACGCCCCGGTGACCCCCCTGCGCCTGGTGGCGGGCGAACGCCTGCTGGATTTTCTCAACGCCCATCGCCACCGGGGCGGGTGCTGCGCCGCCCTTTGCCACAGCCAGCCGCCCCAGGCCGGCATGCCCCACGCCTGGCGCATGCTGCCCGCCGACCCGGTGGGCTACGCCCATGAGCTCTACGCTGCCCTGCGCGACATGGACCACGCCGGGGTCGACCTTATCGCCGTCGAAGCCATCCCTGCCGGCCGGGACTGGGCGGCGGTGGCCGACCGCCTGCGCCGGGCCGCTGCGGGCGCTGGCAAGGCTTGA
- the dksA gene encoding RNA polymerase-binding protein DksA, whose amino-acid sequence MAEDLLHKHFPPYEPKKGEEYMSAKQLGHFRKILETLKKELSEDIDRTVHTMQDEATVFADPNDRASQETDIAIELRNRDRERKLIKKIDETLGRIEAEDYGFCDKCGVEIGIKRLEARPTATLCIDCKTLEELKEKQMAK is encoded by the coding sequence ATGGCTGAAGACCTGCTGCACAAACACTTCCCTCCCTACGAACCCAAGAAGGGTGAGGAATACATGAGCGCCAAGCAACTCGGGCATTTCCGCAAGATCCTGGAAACCCTCAAAAAGGAATTGAGCGAGGATATCGACCGCACGGTGCACACCATGCAGGACGAAGCGACCGTGTTTGCCGACCCCAACGACCGCGCCAGTCAGGAGACCGACATCGCCATCGAGCTGCGCAACCGGGACCGGGAACGCAAGCTCATCAAGAAGATCGACGAAACCCTGGGCCGCATCGAGGCCGAGGATTACGGCTTCTGCGACAAGTGCGGCGTCGAGATCGGCATCAAGCGCCTGGAAGCCCGTCCCACAGCGACCCTGTGCATCGACTGCAAGACTCTGGAAGAACTCAAAGAAAAACAGATGGCCAAATAA
- the pnp gene encoding polyribonucleotide nucleotidyltransferase gives MFNVVKKTFAYGAHQVTLETGEIARQAGGAVVVTMEDTVVLVTVVGAKTAKPGQDFFPLTVDYQEKVYAAGRIPGGFFKREGRPSEKETLTSRLIDRPIRPLFPDGFYNEVQVVATVMSLNPEVDSDIPALLGASAALAISGVPFNGPIGAARVGYIDGQYVLCPTLSQLKDSQLDLVVAGTESAVLMVESEAQELSEEVMLGAVVFGHTEMQKAIEAINQLVEEAGKPEWDWQAPAKDEALIARLKDVCQGKLEEAYNLTVKQERSQRVKELRAEAVAALCEGEGAPDENTVGNLFFELEAAIVRGRILSGAPRIDGRNTRTVRPITMRSGVLPRTHGSALFTRGETQALAVATLGTNRDEQIIDALAGEYRDRFMLHYNMPPYATGECGRVGTPKRREIGHGRLAKRALLAVLPKPEDFSYSMRVVSEITESNGSSSMASVCGGCLALLDAGVPLKAHVAGIAMGLIKEGNRFAVLTDILGDEDHLGDMDFKVAGTTGGITALQMDIKIQGITKEIMQVALAQAQEARLHILGLMQQAAAGPREEMSAYAPRLYTFKINPEKIRDVIGKGGAVIRALTEETGTTIDIQDDGTITIAATSGEAAALARSRIDAITAEVEIGKIYEGTVLKILDFGAIVQVLPGKDGLLHISQIAKERVNKVEDYVKEGQVVRVKVLETDDRGRVKLSMKAAMEEAAAPAAEGVAQQQQQQQQQ, from the coding sequence ATGTTCAATGTCGTGAAAAAGACTTTCGCCTACGGTGCCCACCAGGTCACCCTGGAAACCGGCGAGATCGCTCGTCAGGCCGGTGGTGCCGTTGTGGTGACCATGGAAGACACCGTGGTGCTGGTGACGGTGGTTGGTGCCAAGACTGCCAAGCCCGGTCAGGATTTCTTCCCCCTGACCGTCGATTACCAGGAAAAGGTTTATGCCGCCGGCCGCATTCCCGGGGGTTTCTTCAAGCGCGAAGGTCGTCCTTCAGAGAAGGAGACGCTGACTTCCCGCCTCATCGACCGTCCCATCCGCCCGCTCTTTCCGGACGGTTTCTACAATGAGGTGCAGGTCGTCGCCACCGTGATGTCCCTCAACCCGGAAGTCGACTCCGACATCCCGGCCCTGCTCGGCGCCTCGGCTGCCCTGGCCATCTCCGGTGTGCCCTTCAACGGCCCCATCGGCGCTGCCCGTGTCGGTTACATCGATGGTCAGTATGTGCTGTGCCCGACCCTCAGCCAGCTCAAGGACAGCCAGCTCGACCTGGTGGTTGCCGGCACCGAGAGCGCCGTGCTGATGGTGGAATCCGAAGCCCAGGAACTGTCCGAGGAAGTCATGCTCGGCGCCGTGGTCTTCGGTCACACCGAGATGCAGAAAGCCATCGAGGCCATCAACCAATTGGTCGAGGAAGCCGGCAAGCCCGAGTGGGACTGGCAGGCTCCCGCCAAGGACGAGGCCCTCATCGCCCGCCTGAAGGATGTTTGCCAAGGCAAGCTGGAGGAAGCCTACAACCTGACCGTGAAGCAGGAGCGCAGCCAGCGCGTGAAGGAACTCCGGGCCGAGGCCGTCGCCGCGCTTTGCGAAGGCGAGGGGGCTCCCGACGAGAATACCGTCGGCAATCTTTTCTTTGAACTGGAAGCCGCCATCGTCCGCGGCCGCATCCTTTCCGGCGCTCCCCGCATCGACGGGCGCAACACCCGCACCGTGCGCCCGATCACCATGCGCTCCGGCGTCCTGCCCCGGACCCACGGCTCGGCCCTGTTCACCCGCGGTGAAACCCAGGCCTTGGCAGTGGCCACCCTGGGCACCAACCGCGACGAGCAGATCATCGACGCCCTGGCCGGCGAGTACCGCGACCGTTTCATGCTGCACTACAACATGCCTCCCTACGCCACTGGTGAATGCGGTCGGGTCGGGACGCCCAAGCGGCGCGAAATCGGCCATGGCCGCCTGGCCAAGCGCGCTCTCCTGGCCGTGCTGCCCAAGCCGGAGGATTTCAGCTACTCCATGCGTGTCGTCTCCGAGATCACCGAATCGAACGGCTCCTCGTCCATGGCTTCCGTCTGTGGCGGCTGCCTGGCCCTGCTGGACGCCGGCGTGCCGTTGAAGGCCCATGTGGCCGGTATCGCCATGGGGCTGATCAAGGAAGGCAACCGCTTCGCCGTGCTCACCGACATCCTGGGTGACGAAGATCACCTGGGCGACATGGACTTCAAGGTGGCCGGCACCACCGGCGGCATCACCGCCCTGCAGATGGACATCAAGATCCAGGGCATCACCAAGGAAATCATGCAGGTCGCTCTGGCCCAGGCCCAGGAAGCCCGTCTGCACATCCTCGGCCTCATGCAGCAAGCCGCTGCGGGCCCCCGCGAAGAGATGTCCGCCTACGCCCCGCGCCTGTACACCTTCAAGATCAATCCGGAGAAGATCCGCGACGTGATCGGCAAGGGCGGCGCCGTCATCCGGGCGCTGACGGAAGAAACCGGCACCACCATCGACATCCAGGACGACGGCACCATCACCATCGCCGCCACCAGCGGAGAAGCCGCTGCCCTGGCCCGTTCGCGCATCGACGCCATCACCGCGGAAGTGGAGATCGGCAAGATCTACGAAGGCACCGTGCTCAAGATTCTCGACTTCGGCGCCATCGTCCAGGTCCTGCCCGGCAAGGACGGCCTCCTGCACATTTCCCAGATCGCCAAGGAGCGCGTCAACAAGGTCGAGGACTACGTCAAGGAAGGCCAGGTCGTGCGCGTCAAGGTCCTGGAGACCGACGACCGCGGCCGGGTCAAGCTGTCCATGAAGGCTGCCATGGAAGAGGCTGCAGCGCCCGCCGCGGAGGGAGTCGCCCAGCAGCAACAGCAGCAGCAACAGCAGTAA
- a CDS encoding sensor domain-containing diguanylate cyclase, which yields MPTRKARALSREHAFAINLMQHLVVPTFVIDRDCRVIIWNRACERLTGIPAAEVVGTTDHWKGFYARPRPCLADLLAQGRMHELEAHYTQHMTPSDFGNGVKAENWCVMPRASTRLYLAIDVGPIYDEAGELIAVVETLRDMTEQKNAQLALEQLATCDALTGIANRRGFDEKLHAEWARACRQNEPLSLILADVDQFKRYNDHYGHQGGDACLKAVAGIFQRQIYRAADLPARYGGEEFAVILPGTELGGAEVVAERLRAQVEGLHLPHGTSEVSPWVTLSLGVACCVPDRDSQPEQLITASDQNLYAAKNGGRNRVCPAMA from the coding sequence ATGCCCACACGCAAAGCGCGGGCCTTGTCCCGTGAACACGCGTTCGCGATCAATCTCATGCAGCATCTGGTCGTCCCGACCTTCGTCATCGACCGGGACTGCCGCGTCATCATCTGGAATCGCGCCTGCGAGCGCCTGACCGGTATTCCCGCCGCGGAAGTGGTCGGCACCACGGACCACTGGAAGGGCTTCTATGCCCGCCCCCGCCCCTGCCTGGCCGATTTGCTCGCCCAGGGAAGAATGCACGAACTGGAAGCGCATTACACCCAGCACATGACGCCCTCGGACTTCGGCAATGGCGTCAAGGCGGAAAACTGGTGCGTCATGCCCCGCGCCAGCACCCGCCTCTATCTGGCCATCGACGTCGGCCCCATCTACGACGAGGCCGGCGAACTCATCGCCGTGGTCGAGACCCTGCGCGACATGACCGAGCAGAAAAACGCCCAGTTGGCCCTCGAGCAATTGGCCACCTGCGATGCGCTCACGGGGATCGCCAACCGCCGTGGCTTCGACGAGAAGCTGCACGCCGAATGGGCCCGCGCCTGCCGCCAGAACGAGCCGCTGTCGCTGATCCTGGCCGACGTCGACCAGTTCAAGCGCTATAACGATCACTACGGACACCAGGGCGGCGACGCCTGCCTCAAGGCCGTGGCGGGAATTTTTCAGCGCCAGATCTACCGGGCGGCCGACCTACCCGCCCGCTATGGCGGCGAGGAATTCGCCGTCATCCTGCCGGGAACCGAACTGGGAGGCGCCGAAGTGGTTGCAGAACGCCTGCGGGCCCAGGTGGAGGGGCTTCACCTGCCTCACGGTACGAGCGAGGTTTCGCCCTGGGTGACCCTCAGCCTGGGCGTCGCCTGCTGCGTCCCCGACCGGGATTCGCAGCCCGAGCAGTTGATCACCGCTTCAGACCAGAATCTGTACGCGGCAAAAAACGGGGGGCGCAATCGCGTCTGCCCCGCCATGGCCTGA
- the folD gene encoding bifunctional methylenetetrahydrofolate dehydrogenase/methenyltetrahydrofolate cyclohydrolase FolD, translating to MTAHIIDGNALAQELRQSFKARVEALAARGQRPGLVVILVGEDPASQVYVRNKVNACQAIGMHSEKITYDASVDQQVVLDKIAALNADPAIHGILVQLPLPEHFDEEKVLEAIAVDKDVDGFHAENVGALAQGNPRFIPCTPYGVMQMFEKGGVDLNGKEAVVIGRSNIVGKPMALLLINAGATVTVCNSRTRDLKFHTSRADIVVAAVGRPRFVTADMIKPGAVVIDVGINRLHEGPEAGKLCGDVDFAGCREVAGQLTPVPGGVGPMTITMLLANTIEAAERKAGI from the coding sequence ATGACGGCACACATCATCGACGGCAACGCCCTGGCCCAGGAACTGCGCCAGAGCTTCAAGGCGCGGGTGGAGGCGCTGGCGGCTAGGGGGCAGCGCCCCGGTCTGGTGGTCATCCTGGTGGGGGAAGACCCCGCTTCCCAGGTTTACGTGCGCAACAAGGTCAATGCCTGCCAGGCCATCGGCATGCATTCCGAGAAAATCACCTACGACGCCAGCGTCGATCAGCAGGTGGTCCTCGACAAGATCGCCGCCCTCAACGCCGACCCGGCCATCCACGGCATCCTGGTGCAACTGCCTCTGCCAGAACATTTCGATGAGGAAAAGGTGCTTGAAGCCATCGCCGTCGACAAGGACGTGGATGGTTTTCACGCCGAGAACGTCGGCGCCCTGGCCCAGGGTAACCCGCGATTCATCCCCTGCACGCCCTACGGCGTGATGCAAATGTTCGAGAAGGGCGGCGTCGATCTCAATGGCAAGGAAGCCGTGGTCATCGGCCGTTCCAACATTGTCGGCAAGCCCATGGCCCTGCTGCTCATCAATGCCGGCGCCACGGTCACCGTCTGCAACTCCCGCACCCGCGACTTGAAGTTTCACACCAGCCGCGCCGACATCGTCGTCGCGGCCGTGGGCAGGCCCCGCTTCGTTACGGCCGACATGATCAAACCCGGCGCCGTCGTCATCGACGTCGGCATCAACCGCCTGCACGAGGGTCCAGAAGCCGGCAAACTCTGCGGCGACGTCGATTTCGCCGGCTGTCGGGAAGTCGCCGGCCAGCTCACTCCGGTGCCCGGCGGCGTCGGCCCCATGACCATCACCATGCTGCTGGCCAATACCATCGAGGCAGCGGAACGGAAGGCAGGAATCTGA
- a CDS encoding phosphate/phosphite/phosphonate ABC transporter substrate-binding protein, protein MVRLCGVVLLTFFMLTCGVRAQDQALVFGILNQQSPQLTAERWNPIFAYLGGVTGYRFQLRMGPNVQATNAMMAKGEFDLVFTNHNFRPEYDGTYKVLARWGNAPIFGVIAVLQGSRLARLKDLSGQRIAYPSQNAFVAYAVPKAALRGAGIGDKEVLAGNQEGALAQLASGQVEAAAVNSRFLTQYAARTGLRYREIYTSAPYPDLAVLAHPRLTPEQLDRIQAALVGMSTDPKAVPLLEANQFPGFFPATEKDYDSVRRAYRALGN, encoded by the coding sequence ATGGTGAGACTCTGCGGTGTGGTACTGCTCACTTTTTTCATGCTGACCTGTGGCGTGCGCGCCCAGGATCAAGCCCTCGTGTTCGGCATCCTCAATCAACAGAGCCCGCAGTTGACCGCGGAGCGCTGGAATCCCATCTTTGCCTACCTGGGCGGCGTCACCGGCTACCGTTTCCAGTTGCGCATGGGGCCCAATGTCCAGGCCACCAACGCCATGATGGCCAAGGGTGAATTCGACCTGGTCTTCACCAACCATAATTTCCGTCCCGAATACGACGGGACTTACAAGGTGCTCGCTCGCTGGGGCAATGCACCGATCTTCGGCGTCATCGCCGTGCTGCAGGGCAGCCGCCTCGCGCGCTTGAAGGATCTGAGCGGCCAGCGCATCGCCTATCCTTCCCAGAATGCCTTCGTCGCTTACGCCGTGCCCAAGGCTGCCCTGCGCGGGGCGGGAATCGGGGACAAGGAAGTGTTGGCGGGCAATCAGGAGGGGGCGCTGGCCCAGCTTGCCTCGGGTCAGGTCGAGGCTGCGGCGGTCAATTCGCGTTTTCTGACCCAGTATGCCGCCCGCACCGGTTTGCGTTATCGCGAAATCTATACCTCGGCGCCCTATCCCGATCTCGCGGTTCTCGCCCATCCCCGCCTCACCCCGGAGCAACTCGACCGCATCCAGGCGGCGCTCGTCGGCATGAGCACGGACCCGAAGGCCGTGCCTCTTCTGGAGGCGAACCAGTTTCCCGGCTTCTTCCCGGCGACCGAGAAGGACTATGACAGCGTGCGCCGCGCCTATCGCGCCCTGGGAAATTGA
- a CDS encoding response regulator: protein MPERPNPPGLVRHILILVAAGFALLTLVGMAAQMGAQAERARRAADDAARSVATALRPILEQTLVVGDLETARQTLEQVLEHRAVDRLVLTHPETGAAVLDVQDRAASPRQPFLAFLFQPLKPEAAEIVVGGVGYGRLLVYPSVAAAAEDLAGIALLALIGAFVSLLAFLPLLTVVLRRNLQPLERLAGVVEQFGRGAMSNRARLEGAAEIAATAKAFNQMADRIESLMSDLAAARAAAESANAIKGEFLANMSHEIRTPLNGILGMTELLLETKLDAEQQDHLVTVKHSSLHLLDVINELLDFSKIDAGRMSLQPETFALEPMLRETCRIMEGRARERKLKLELVLGSDLPHSVVLDPLRLRQVILNLVGNALKFTERGGITVAVDVRGSYPSGEGELVFRVKDTGIGIPREKWGTIFDAFSQADGSITRRFGGTGLGLSICRRLVEMWGGEIWLSSEAGVGSEFSFTARTRFCAPTGRAEPERTGPANLPRGLRILLVEDNLVNQKLAVKLLEPRGCIVTVANNGEEGLQLWRAGEFDQILMDMMMPVLDGLEATRRLRQEEGGAARIPIIAMTANALDEDRLRCLDAGMDGYVAKPIRVADLLAEMARFVRSGPPGGAGG from the coding sequence ATGCCTGAAAGGCCTAACCCCCCGGGGCTGGTTCGCCACATCCTGATCCTGGTGGCGGCCGGCTTCGCCCTGCTCACCTTGGTGGGGATGGCGGCGCAGATGGGGGCCCAGGCCGAGCGGGCCCGCCGCGCCGCCGACGACGCGGCGCGCTCGGTGGCGACGGCCTTGCGGCCCATCCTGGAGCAGACCCTGGTGGTCGGCGACCTGGAGACCGCCCGCCAAACCCTGGAGCAGGTGCTCGAGCACCGCGCCGTCGATCGCCTGGTCCTGACCCACCCGGAGACGGGGGCGGCAGTCCTGGATGTCCAGGATCGCGCCGCGAGCCCGCGGCAACCTTTCCTGGCCTTTCTCTTCCAGCCGCTAAAGCCGGAAGCAGCGGAAATCGTCGTGGGGGGCGTCGGCTACGGACGGCTCCTGGTCTATCCCTCAGTGGCGGCCGCTGCCGAGGATCTGGCTGGAATCGCGCTCCTGGCCCTGATCGGTGCCTTTGTCTCCCTGTTGGCTTTTCTGCCCCTGCTCACGGTGGTCCTGCGGCGCAACCTGCAACCTCTCGAGCGTCTCGCCGGGGTGGTGGAACAATTCGGGCGTGGTGCCATGTCCAACCGGGCACGGCTGGAAGGGGCTGCCGAAATCGCCGCCACCGCCAAGGCTTTCAACCAGATGGCCGACCGGATCGAATCCTTGATGTCCGACCTGGCGGCGGCCCGGGCGGCGGCGGAGAGCGCCAACGCCATCAAGGGGGAGTTCCTGGCCAACATGAGTCACGAAATCCGCACGCCCCTGAACGGCATCCTGGGCATGACCGAGCTGTTGCTGGAAACGAAGCTCGATGCCGAGCAGCAGGACCATCTGGTCACCGTCAAGCATTCGTCCCTGCACCTGCTCGACGTCATCAACGAACTCCTCGACTTTTCCAAGATCGACGCCGGGCGCATGAGCCTGCAACCGGAGACCTTCGCCCTCGAGCCCATGCTGCGCGAGACCTGTCGCATCATGGAGGGCCGCGCCCGGGAGCGGAAATTGAAGCTGGAGCTCGTTCTCGGGTCCGACCTGCCCCACAGCGTGGTGCTCGATCCCCTGCGCCTGCGTCAGGTGATCCTCAACCTTGTCGGCAATGCCCTCAAATTCACCGAGCGTGGAGGCATTACGGTGGCGGTGGATGTCCGTGGCAGTTACCCTTCCGGCGAGGGGGAACTGGTGTTCCGGGTGAAGGATACCGGCATCGGCATCCCCCGCGAGAAATGGGGAACCATCTTCGACGCCTTTTCCCAGGCCGACGGCAGTATCACCCGCCGCTTCGGGGGCACGGGGCTGGGGCTATCGATCTGTCGCCGTCTGGTGGAGATGTGGGGGGGCGAAATCTGGCTGAGCAGCGAGGCTGGCGTCGGCTCCGAGTTCTCCTTCACCGCGCGGACCCGCTTCTGCGCCCCCACCGGCCGTGCGGAGCCCGAGCGTACCGGGCCGGCCAATCTGCCCCGGGGCCTGCGCATCCTCCTGGTGGAAGACAACCTGGTCAATCAGAAGCTGGCGGTCAAGCTGCTCGAACCGCGGGGCTGTATCGTCACGGTCGCCAACAATGGGGAGGAAGGGCTGCAGTTGTGGCGGGCAGGCGAATTCGACCAGATTCTCATGGACATGATGATGCCGGTCCTCGATGGCCTGGAAGCCACCCGGCGCCTGCGCCAGGAGGAGGGCGGGGCGGCCCGTATCCCCATCATCGCCATGACCGCCAATGCCCTGGACGAGGATCGTCTGCGCTGTCTCGACGCCGGCATGGACGGCTACGTCGCCAAGCCCATCCGGGTGGCCGACCTGCTCGCCGAGATGGCGCGCTTCGTGCGTAGCGGCCCGCCGGGCGGCGCGGGCGGCTGA
- the purE gene encoding 5-(carboxyamino)imidazole ribonucleotide mutase translates to MNATKHPLVGVVMGSDSDWPTMQAAAVILKDFGVHFETRVVSAHRTPDLLFDYAAIAGERGLKAIIAGAGGAAHLPGMLAAKTTVPVLGVPVQSKALSGQDSLLSIVQMPKGIPVATFAIGEAGAANAALFAVAMLANEDAALAARLAAFRQNQTEKVLAMKLPEV, encoded by the coding sequence ATGAACGCGACCAAGCACCCCCTCGTCGGCGTCGTCATGGGCTCCGACTCCGACTGGCCCACCATGCAGGCGGCGGCAGTCATCCTCAAGGACTTCGGCGTGCACTTCGAGACCCGGGTCGTTTCCGCCCACCGCACGCCCGACCTGCTCTTCGACTACGCCGCCATAGCCGGTGAGCGGGGCTTGAAGGCCATCATCGCCGGTGCCGGCGGCGCCGCCCACCTGCCGGGCATGTTGGCCGCCAAGACAACGGTCCCGGTGCTGGGCGTGCCGGTACAGTCCAAGGCCCTTTCCGGTCAGGATTCACTCCTTTCCATCGTGCAGATGCCCAAGGGTATCCCCGTCGCCACCTTTGCCATCGGCGAAGCCGGCGCCGCCAACGCGGCCCTCTTCGCCGTCGCCATGCTGGCCAATGAAGATGCCGCACTGGCCGCCAGGCTCGCCGCCTTCCGCCAGAACCAGACCGAGAAGGTCCTGGCCATGAAGCTCCCAGAAGTCTGA